Proteins encoded by one window of Synechococcus sp. WH 7805:
- a CDS encoding RpoD/SigA family RNA polymerase sigma factor has translation MAPALAEASVPVSTLVLQTVSSKNQSSKSSPAKTTASRPSGTDVDLVRSYLRDIGRVPLLSHQQEITLGRQVQELMELESVEAELQEKRGGEAVLAAELAKAAGLSAVQLKRKLQAGRRAKERMVAANLRLVVSVAKKYTKRNMELLDLIQEGTIGLVRGVEKFDPTRGYKFSTYAYWWIRQGITRAIAEKSRTIRLPIHITEMLNKLKKGQRELSQELGRTPSVTELASFVELPEDEVKELMCRARQPVSLEMKVGDGDDTELLDLLAGDGELPSEQVEGECLKGDLRDLLGQLPELQERVLRMRYGMDGEEPMSLTGIGRVIGISRDRVRNLERDGLAGLRRLSDQVEAYVAC, from the coding sequence ATGGCTCCCGCCCTTGCCGAAGCTTCCGTCCCTGTTTCGACACTCGTCCTTCAGACGGTTTCCTCAAAAAATCAGTCATCGAAGAGCAGTCCTGCAAAGACGACTGCGTCCCGCCCATCCGGCACAGATGTTGATCTGGTGCGCTCCTACCTGCGTGATATCGGTCGTGTGCCGTTGTTGAGTCATCAGCAGGAGATCACCCTGGGCCGTCAGGTGCAGGAGCTGATGGAGCTGGAGTCCGTGGAAGCCGAGTTGCAGGAGAAACGCGGTGGTGAAGCGGTGCTTGCAGCGGAGTTGGCCAAGGCTGCGGGATTGAGTGCTGTGCAACTGAAGCGCAAGTTGCAGGCCGGTCGCCGCGCCAAAGAGCGGATGGTGGCGGCCAACTTGAGGCTTGTGGTGAGCGTTGCGAAGAAATACACGAAGCGGAATATGGAGCTGCTGGATCTGATCCAGGAAGGGACGATCGGCCTGGTGCGTGGTGTGGAGAAATTCGATCCAACGCGGGGCTACAAGTTCAGTACCTATGCGTACTGGTGGATCCGTCAGGGAATCACCCGGGCAATTGCGGAGAAGAGCCGGACGATCCGGCTGCCGATCCACATCACCGAGATGCTGAACAAACTGAAGAAAGGTCAGCGTGAGTTGAGCCAGGAACTGGGGCGAACGCCATCAGTGACGGAGTTGGCGTCGTTTGTGGAGCTGCCGGAGGATGAGGTGAAAGAGCTGATGTGCCGTGCCCGTCAGCCAGTGAGCCTGGAGATGAAGGTTGGGGATGGAGATGATACGGAGCTGCTGGATCTGCTGGCTGGCGATGGAGAACTGCCGAGTGAGCAGGTGGAGGGCGAGTGCCTGAAGGGAGATCTGAGGGATCTGCTGGGCCAACTGCCTGAATTGCAGGAGCGTGTGCTGCGGATGCGGTATGGGATGGATGGTGAGGAGCCGATGAGTCTCACCGGCATCGGCCGTGTCATCGGAATCAGCCGGGATCGCGTTCGCAATCTTGAGCGAGATGGTCTCGCTGGACTGCGCCGTCTCAGTGATCAAGTTGAGGCGTACGTCGCTTGCTGA
- the mgtE gene encoding magnesium transporter, which translates to MLAEVVTRQLESMLSVGNYDGVKMLLAPVQPVDVAEAIGSLPRTLQALAFRLLSKDEAIEVYEYLDPAVQQSLLERLRSGEVLELVEEMSPDDRVRLFDELPAKVVRRLLAELSPAERKVTAQLLGYAPETAGRLMTTEYIDLKDFHSAAQALTIVRRRARQTETIYSLYVTDGERHLTGILSLRDLVTADPEDRIGDVMTREVVSVGTDTDQEDVARAIQRYDFLAVPVVDRERRLVGIVTVDDVIDVIEQEATRDLYAAGAVEAGDEDDYFQSNLFTVARRRVVWLSVLVVASFFTSEVIALNEQVLKEVVLLAAFIPLLAGTGGNVGAQSSTVVIRGLSTQSIASLGRIKAVVREATAGLLLGLLMMILVVPFAWWRGESPLVGLSVGTSLLAITTLAATAGAGFPLLFDRMGLDPALMSTPFITTCTDVVGTLIYLKTAQWLLVHMPQLLQSTGISAHFLAVTLF; encoded by the coding sequence ATGCTGGCTGAGGTGGTGACCCGTCAGCTGGAATCCATGCTCAGCGTGGGCAATTACGACGGCGTCAAAATGCTGCTGGCGCCAGTGCAGCCCGTGGACGTCGCCGAAGCGATCGGCAGCCTGCCGCGCACCCTTCAGGCCCTGGCCTTCCGGCTGCTCAGCAAGGATGAAGCGATCGAGGTGTACGAGTATCTCGATCCAGCGGTGCAGCAGAGCCTTCTGGAACGGCTGCGCTCCGGCGAGGTGTTGGAGCTGGTCGAGGAGATGTCTCCGGATGACCGGGTTCGGTTGTTCGATGAACTCCCCGCCAAGGTGGTTCGGCGTCTGCTTGCGGAGCTCAGTCCTGCGGAGCGCAAAGTCACCGCCCAGTTGCTGGGCTATGCCCCGGAAACCGCCGGCCGTCTGATGACGACGGAATACATCGATCTCAAAGATTTTCACAGTGCGGCCCAGGCCCTCACGATCGTTCGACGCCGGGCGCGTCAGACCGAAACGATCTACAGCCTTTATGTGACCGATGGGGAGCGTCATCTCACGGGCATCCTGTCGCTACGTGATCTGGTCACAGCCGACCCTGAAGACCGGATCGGTGATGTGATGACTCGGGAGGTGGTGAGCGTGGGCACTGACACGGATCAGGAAGACGTGGCCCGGGCGATTCAGCGTTACGACTTTCTGGCAGTGCCGGTGGTGGATCGTGAGCGACGCTTGGTGGGGATCGTCACCGTGGATGACGTGATCGATGTGATCGAGCAGGAGGCCACCCGCGACCTTTATGCCGCCGGTGCTGTGGAAGCCGGGGATGAAGACGATTATTTCCAGAGCAATCTGTTCACCGTGGCCCGGCGCCGGGTGGTGTGGCTGTCGGTGCTGGTGGTGGCCAGCTTCTTTACATCGGAAGTGATTGCTCTCAATGAGCAGGTGCTTAAAGAGGTGGTGCTGCTGGCGGCATTTATTCCACTCTTGGCGGGCACCGGAGGCAATGTGGGCGCTCAGAGCTCCACTGTGGTGATCCGCGGCTTGAGCACCCAGAGCATTGCCTCTCTCGGGCGCATCAAGGCTGTCGTGCGTGAGGCCACGGCGGGATTGCTGCTGGGATTGCTGATGATGATCTTGGTGGTGCCCTTTGCCTGGTGGCGAGGCGAGAGTCCGCTAGTGGGCCTTTCGGTGGGAACCAGCCTTCTGGCGATTACCACCCTGGCCGCCACGGCTGGAGCAGGCTTCCCGTTGCTCTTCGATCGGATGGGGTTGGATCCGGCCTTGATGTCCACACCCTTCATCACCACCTGCACGGATGTGGTGGGAACCCTGATCTATTTGAAAACAGCGCAGTGGTTGCTCGTGCATATGCCCCAGCTGCTTCAGTCCACAGGTATTTCTGCTCATTTCTTGGCGGTAACCCTTTTCTGA
- a CDS encoding glutathione peroxidase — MAPSVSNVSVRTPDGSEKSLGSYAGQVLLIVNVASRCGFTKQYAGLQSLQDTFGPRGLQVLGFPCNDFGAQEPGTLDEIKSFCSTTYGASFELFDKVHATGSTTEPYTTLNQTEPAGDVAWNFEKFLVGKDGTVLARFKSGVAPEDAELSAAIEAALQA, encoded by the coding sequence ATGGCTCCCAGCGTCAGCAACGTGTCCGTCCGTACCCCAGACGGCAGTGAAAAATCCCTCGGCAGCTATGCAGGCCAAGTGCTGTTGATCGTGAATGTGGCCAGCCGCTGCGGATTCACCAAGCAGTACGCCGGTCTGCAGAGCCTGCAGGACACCTTCGGGCCCCGCGGCCTGCAAGTGCTGGGCTTCCCCTGCAACGACTTCGGCGCCCAGGAGCCCGGCACCCTCGACGAGATCAAGAGCTTCTGTTCCACCACCTACGGTGCCAGCTTCGAGCTGTTCGACAAAGTGCACGCCACCGGCAGCACCACCGAGCCTTACACCACCCTCAACCAGACCGAGCCGGCCGGTGATGTGGCCTGGAATTTCGAAAAGTTCCTGGTGGGCAAAGACGGTACGGTGCTTGCACGCTTCAAGAGTGGCGTGGCCCCTGAGGACGCCGAACTCAGCGCTGCGATTGAGGCGGCTCTGCAGGCCTGA
- a CDS encoding CrcB family protein produces the protein MAEQFQPTARQEIQELLLVALGAIPGALLRWQLSVLAPDRNLLANVLGSLVLGLLLGLPFRPRLQLLIGIGFCGSLTTFSSWMVDCVSLIAAGQAAAAIGLIGATLGLGLGGAALGLVLGRGVSARWLRPAEPPQSQR, from the coding sequence ATGGCTGAACAATTCCAGCCCACAGCACGCCAGGAGATACAGGAATTGCTGCTGGTAGCCCTTGGTGCCATTCCCGGGGCTTTGTTGCGTTGGCAGCTGTCGGTGTTGGCACCAGATCGCAACCTGCTGGCGAATGTGCTCGGATCGCTTGTGCTGGGGTTACTGCTTGGGCTTCCCTTTCGGCCGCGGCTGCAGCTGCTGATCGGGATCGGCTTCTGTGGATCGCTCACCACCTTCAGCAGCTGGATGGTGGATTGTGTGAGTTTGATCGCAGCGGGGCAAGCTGCGGCCGCCATCGGTCTGATCGGCGCCACCCTCGGGCTGGGCCTGGGTGGCGCAGCCCTTGGGCTTGTGCTTGGCCGCGGCGTGAGCGCCCGCTGGCTCAGGCCTGCAGAGCCGCCTCAATCGCAGCGCTGA
- a CDS encoding CrcB family protein, with protein sequence MADIVPSQALLVGLGAVPGAWLRLRVVNHFEPMVPRKHWGTFLVNLVAAFALGLVLGLQTSGRCTPPGSTSSLILLIGVGFFGSLSTFSTFAVEVLVTLRDRQWGEALLLTAGSVLAGLLVAGAGYGLGLADG encoded by the coding sequence ATGGCTGACATCGTTCCCTCCCAGGCGCTTCTGGTGGGTCTGGGTGCCGTTCCCGGTGCCTGGTTGCGTCTGCGGGTGGTGAACCACTTCGAGCCGATGGTGCCTCGCAAGCACTGGGGCACCTTCCTGGTGAACCTGGTGGCGGCCTTCGCTCTGGGCCTTGTGTTGGGATTGCAGACGTCCGGCCGCTGCACTCCTCCTGGCTCGACGTCGTCGTTGATTCTTTTGATCGGCGTTGGTTTCTTCGGAAGCCTCAGTACCTTCTCCACCTTTGCTGTAGAGGTGCTGGTCACCCTGCGGGACCGCCAGTGGGGTGAAGCGCTGTTGCTCACGGCCGGTTCAGTGCTGGCCGGTCTGTTGGTGGCCGGTGCTGGCTACGGCCTGGGCTTGGCTGATGGCTGA
- the gyrB gene encoding DNA topoisomerase (ATP-hydrolyzing) subunit B, giving the protein MSEAAKVQAAYGAEQIQVLEGLEPVRKRPGMYIGTTGPRGLHHLVYEVVDNSVDEALAGHCTEIQVVLGEDGSACITDNGRGIPTDVHPRTGKSALETVLTVLHAGGKFGAGGYKVSGGLHGVGVSVVNALSEWVDVTVRRQAQVHRQRFERGAPIGSLVSEPQPAEEEGRTGTSVRFKPDIEIFTVGIVFDYATLSARLRELAYLNGGVRIVFRDERENARDAEGNPHEEIYFYEGGIKEYVAYMNAEKDALHPEIIYVNAEKDGVSVEAALQWCVDAYSDSILGFANNIRTVDGGTHIEGLKTVLTRTLNTFAKKRGKRKESDSNLAGENIREGLTAVLSVKVPEPEFEGQTKTKLGNTEVRGIVDSLVGESLSQYLEFNPGVIDMILEKAIQAFNAAEAARRARELVRRKSVLESSTLPGKLADCSSRDPSESEIYIVEGDSAGGSAKQGRDRRFQAILPLRGKILNIEKTDDAKIYKNTEIQSLITALGLGIKGEDFDVKNLRYHRVVIMTDADVDGAHIRTLLLTFFYRYQKELVEGGYIYIACPPLYKVERGKNHTYCYNESELQKTLEGFGEKANYNIQRFKGLGEMMPKQLWETTMDPTTRTMKRVEIEDALEADRIFTILMGDKVAPRREFIETHSAELDMAALDI; this is encoded by the coding sequence ATGAGCGAAGCCGCGAAAGTTCAAGCGGCCTACGGTGCCGAACAGATTCAAGTGCTGGAGGGCCTTGAGCCCGTCCGCAAGCGGCCGGGAATGTATATCGGCACAACAGGGCCGCGTGGACTTCATCACCTGGTTTATGAGGTGGTGGACAACTCGGTGGATGAGGCCCTCGCGGGGCATTGCACGGAGATCCAGGTGGTGCTGGGGGAGGACGGCTCCGCTTGCATCACCGACAACGGACGTGGAATTCCAACGGATGTTCACCCCCGCACTGGCAAGAGTGCTCTGGAAACAGTGCTTACTGTGCTGCATGCCGGCGGCAAATTTGGCGCCGGTGGATACAAGGTATCCGGGGGCCTTCACGGGGTGGGCGTGTCGGTGGTCAACGCCCTGAGTGAATGGGTGGACGTCACCGTGCGCCGTCAGGCCCAGGTGCACCGTCAGCGCTTTGAGCGGGGTGCTCCGATCGGCAGCCTGGTGTCCGAGCCCCAGCCGGCCGAGGAGGAAGGTCGCACTGGCACCAGCGTGCGCTTCAAGCCCGACATTGAGATTTTCACCGTCGGCATCGTTTTTGATTACGCCACCCTTTCGGCTCGTCTGCGCGAGCTGGCTTATCTCAATGGTGGGGTGCGCATCGTTTTCCGTGATGAGCGCGAGAACGCCCGCGATGCCGAGGGCAATCCTCACGAGGAGATCTATTTCTACGAGGGCGGCATCAAGGAATACGTCGCCTACATGAACGCCGAGAAGGATGCCCTTCACCCTGAGATCATTTATGTGAATGCCGAGAAAGACGGGGTGTCTGTTGAAGCGGCGTTGCAGTGGTGTGTGGATGCGTATTCCGACAGCATCCTGGGTTTTGCTAACAACATTCGAACGGTTGATGGGGGAACGCATATTGAGGGGTTGAAAACCGTTCTCACCCGCACGCTCAACACGTTTGCCAAAAAGCGCGGCAAGCGTAAGGAGTCGGATTCCAACCTCGCCGGTGAAAACATCCGCGAGGGCCTCACGGCTGTGCTGTCGGTGAAAGTGCCCGAGCCGGAGTTTGAGGGTCAAACCAAAACCAAGCTCGGCAATACCGAAGTGCGCGGCATTGTGGACAGCCTGGTGGGCGAGTCTCTGAGTCAGTACCTGGAGTTCAATCCGGGTGTGATTGACATGATCCTGGAGAAGGCGATCCAGGCATTCAATGCTGCCGAAGCAGCCCGTCGTGCTCGCGAGTTGGTGAGGCGCAAGAGTGTTCTGGAAAGTTCAACCCTGCCCGGCAAGCTCGCTGATTGCAGCTCCAGAGATCCCAGCGAATCGGAGATTTATATCGTTGAGGGTGATTCTGCTGGTGGTTCGGCCAAACAGGGTCGTGATCGACGCTTCCAGGCGATTCTGCCCCTACGCGGAAAGATTCTCAATATTGAGAAAACTGACGACGCCAAGATCTATAAGAATACAGAGATTCAGTCCCTGATCACGGCGCTCGGCCTCGGGATTAAAGGCGAGGATTTTGATGTTAAAAACCTGCGCTATCACCGGGTCGTGATCATGACTGACGCGGACGTGGATGGTGCACATATCCGCACCCTCTTGCTCACCTTCTTCTATCGCTACCAGAAAGAACTTGTGGAAGGTGGTTACATCTACATCGCCTGCCCGCCCCTTTACAAAGTCGAGCGCGGCAAGAACCATACCTATTGCTACAACGAATCAGAGCTACAGAAAACTCTGGAAGGATTTGGCGAGAAAGCCAACTACAACATCCAGCGTTTTAAGGGACTTGGTGAAATGATGCCCAAGCAGCTCTGGGAAACCACCATGGATCCCACCACTCGCACCATGAAACGGGTGGAGATTGAGGATGCCCTGGAGGCCGATCGAATCTTCACGATCCTGATGGGTGACAAGGTGGCCCCTCGCCGCGAATTCATCGAAACCCACAGCGCCGAGCTCGATATGGCGGCCCTGGATATCTGA
- the miaA gene encoding tRNA (adenosine(37)-N6)-dimethylallyltransferase MiaA, with translation MPHTNSETEGSSDSSAPLVVVLLGPTASGKTALSLELAERFNLEILNVDSRQLYREMDVGTAKPSPDQQARIRHHLLDLRDPDQPITLQEFQQEALKAVNHSLTKRGAAFLVGGSGLYLKALTGGLRPPAVPPQPALRRELANLGQPVCHQLLTYADPEAAMRIASADAVRTQRALEVLYATGAPMSSQTSASPPPWRVLELGLNPADLRQRIGQRTQSLYSDGLLKETQRLRERYGPDLPLLQTIGYGEALQVLDGTLSHQAAIAQTTRRTQQFAKRQRTWFRRQHQPHWLPDDNPLSEAGHLIEAGLG, from the coding sequence ATGCCCCACACCAACTCTGAAACGGAGGGCAGCAGCGATAGCAGTGCTCCCCTCGTGGTGGTGCTGCTTGGCCCCACCGCAAGCGGCAAAACCGCCCTGTCTCTGGAACTGGCGGAGCGGTTCAATCTGGAGATTCTCAACGTGGATTCCCGCCAGCTTTATCGGGAGATGGACGTAGGCACGGCCAAGCCCAGCCCAGACCAGCAGGCGCGCATCCGCCACCATCTGCTCGACCTGCGTGACCCCGACCAGCCCATCACTTTGCAGGAGTTCCAGCAGGAGGCACTGAAGGCTGTGAATCACAGCCTGACCAAGCGTGGCGCCGCTTTTCTAGTCGGCGGCAGCGGGCTCTATCTCAAAGCGCTCACCGGTGGGCTGCGTCCCCCCGCCGTGCCTCCCCAACCGGCACTGCGCCGAGAACTGGCGAATCTGGGCCAACCGGTGTGCCACCAGCTACTGACGTATGCCGATCCAGAAGCGGCCATGCGCATCGCCAGCGCTGATGCGGTGCGTACCCAACGCGCTTTGGAAGTGCTCTATGCCACGGGAGCGCCAATGAGCAGCCAGACCAGTGCCAGCCCACCGCCCTGGCGCGTGCTGGAGCTAGGCCTCAACCCCGCCGATCTGCGACAGCGCATCGGCCAGCGCACCCAGTCGCTTTACAGCGATGGTCTTTTAAAGGAAACGCAACGCCTGCGGGAACGCTATGGCCCCGACCTGCCCCTCCTCCAAACCATTGGCTACGGCGAAGCCCTGCAAGTGCTTGATGGCACTCTGAGCCATCAAGCAGCAATCGCCCAAACCACACGGCGCACCCAGCAATTCGCGAAGCGGCAACGCACCTGGTTCCGGCGCCAGCATCAGCCCCATTGGTTGCCCGATGACAATCCCCTGAGTGAAGCCGGACACCTGATCGAGGCGGGTCTAGGGTGA
- the infC gene encoding translation initiation factor IF-3, which yields MPPRPRFDRRAPVRELPNINDRINYPQLRVVDADGTQLGVIDREKALEVAQERELDLVLVSEKADPPVCRIMDYGKYKFEQEKKAKEAKKKSHQTEVKEVKMRYKIDQHDYDVRIGQAQRFLKAGDKVKCTVIFRGREIQHTALAETLLRRMAKDLEEPAEIQQPPKREGRNMIMFLTPRKTPLAKKDDKEQSATRAVRTITAPPRPTSARLASKPGGNG from the coding sequence ATGCCACCACGTCCCCGTTTTGATCGCCGTGCTCCCGTCCGGGAGCTCCCCAACATCAACGACCGCATCAATTACCCCCAGCTTCGGGTGGTGGATGCCGACGGCACCCAGTTGGGAGTCATCGACCGGGAGAAAGCGCTGGAGGTGGCGCAGGAGCGGGAACTCGATTTAGTGCTGGTCAGCGAGAAGGCCGATCCGCCGGTATGCCGGATCATGGATTACGGCAAATACAAGTTCGAACAGGAGAAAAAAGCCAAGGAGGCCAAGAAGAAATCGCACCAGACCGAAGTCAAAGAGGTCAAGATGCGTTACAAAATCGATCAGCATGATTACGACGTGCGTATTGGTCAGGCCCAGCGTTTCCTGAAAGCTGGCGACAAAGTGAAGTGCACGGTGATCTTTCGCGGTCGGGAGATTCAGCACACCGCTCTCGCAGAAACGCTGCTGCGGCGCATGGCCAAGGATCTCGAGGAACCTGCTGAGATCCAGCAACCCCCGAAGCGGGAAGGCCGCAACATGATCATGTTCCTTACACCGCGGAAGACCCCGCTGGCGAAAAAAGACGACAAAGAGCAGAGCGCCACTAGGGCCGTGCGCACGATCACGGCGCCGCCCCGGCCCACCTCAGCTCGGCTCGCGAGCAAGCCCGGGGGCAACGGCTAA
- a CDS encoding dienelactone hydrolase family protein has translation MPISSAEPQVRGWCYVNDGPVPLRCWWAPTGVETGAVGRVARNRNETESYQERKRAVLVLPEVFGVNAWVRSVADRIAATGVPALAMPLFARTAPELDLSYGEMQLAEGRGHKIATTAAALLADGTAAISWLRRQLNDPQAEITVVGFCFGGHVALLMASLPEVTRTFDFYGAGVVQGRPGGGAPTLDSLPQVQGELTCLFGLDDPLIPKVDRDAIESALRQADPSGERLRCVSFPDADHGFMCDARAAYQPEAAAQGWQVLLEALRR, from the coding sequence ATGCCAATTTCTTCGGCTGAGCCTCAAGTGCGGGGTTGGTGTTACGTCAATGACGGGCCTGTGCCCTTGCGCTGCTGGTGGGCACCCACAGGAGTCGAAACAGGTGCAGTTGGTCGGGTTGCACGTAACCGTAACGAAACTGAGTCATATCAGGAGCGAAAACGTGCTGTTCTCGTTCTGCCCGAAGTGTTTGGCGTCAACGCCTGGGTGAGGTCGGTGGCTGATCGCATCGCCGCTACGGGAGTGCCTGCTCTGGCGATGCCTCTGTTCGCCCGCACGGCTCCAGAGCTCGATCTGAGCTATGGCGAGATGCAACTGGCCGAAGGCCGTGGTCACAAGATCGCCACGACCGCGGCTGCGCTTCTGGCCGATGGAACGGCCGCGATCAGTTGGCTGCGCAGACAACTCAACGATCCTCAGGCGGAGATCACTGTGGTGGGATTTTGTTTCGGAGGGCATGTGGCCCTGCTCATGGCTTCCCTGCCTGAGGTAACCAGAACCTTCGATTTCTATGGTGCCGGTGTGGTGCAGGGCCGTCCGGGAGGTGGTGCGCCCACCCTGGACAGTCTGCCCCAGGTGCAAGGGGAGCTCACTTGTCTCTTCGGTTTGGACGATCCTTTGATCCCCAAGGTGGATCGGGATGCCATCGAATCAGCTCTGCGCCAGGCGGATCCCTCCGGTGAGAGGTTGCGTTGCGTCAGCTTTCCCGACGCCGATCACGGTTTCATGTGTGATGCGCGCGCTGCGTATCAGCCGGAGGCTGCTGCGCAGGGTTGGCAGGTGCTGCTGGAGGCGCTCAGGCGTTAG